The genome window TTGCTGTCCCGCTTCGTTTCCGCAGCGACGACCAGAACGCCCCGGTACACTCCCGTCCCAAATATCCTGTCCAATACGAGCTGATGAACCCACGCTTGAACAGCGCGCTCTCGCGTAGATGCCTTGATGGGAAGATGTATCTTACGGCTCTTCCCTTCCGGGTCAAAGACGTAGTCGGTCGGAAGGTCCGCGCCGGACTCTGGAACTCGGACCTTTTTTCGGGGGGCGACACCGACGGCCCGAGCCACAATGTGACCGATCAGAATCTCGAAGAACGTCGCGGAGGCCTTCCGTCCCACCTCGCACACATCATTGGCCGCAAAAACGCTGTAGGCTATGGAATAGGTCGAGCTCACGATAGCCTCGGGCGCAGTGGCTCGAAACCCTCTTTGGAACGCCCGTAATAATTGTAGAAAATCTCCTTCGCGCTCAGCGTAAAGAGCCTCATTGATCGGCCTGGATTGCCCAGCCAGCCTGAAGCTGAAGTATCTCTTTCCAACGACGCGCGACTTTAACGGCAGTCGCTCGGCTCGTGCAAGCATCTGCCGGGCATTCAAGGTCATCTCGGAAATAAGGCGGGCCACTGACCTTCCCCCAAGGTCTTTAGAGGCGGTTTCCTTCAACATTTGGTACTGGCTACTAAGTTGCTCGGGCACAGGGCCGTGATATTATCACGAGGCTGCCTTCGATGCCATTTCCCATACGAGGAAGTCCGGCGTGAACAGCCACATCTATTTTGGGAGCCATAAAAGTGGCAGGGCCAAGCAAGTGATCGTGCAAGTCAAAAGCGGCTACATCGGCGTCAACCATGTTCGCGACCTCAAAGGAGTTCTGGCCCGCGAGAAAGCCGCCATTGGCGCGCTGATCACTCTGCGCGAACCCACCAAGCCCATGCGGGTCGAAGCCGCCTCCGCCGGGTTCTATGAGACCTCCGACCCGTCGGAAAAATTAATCAAGATGCAGCCCAACAGCGGGAGGCGCTCCCCGCGCCTGCAAATTCTTACTGTAGCTGAATTGCTTGCCGGCAAAAAGATCGAGTACCCAAGCGGCCCCATCGCCCGCGAGGAGACCTTCGCCAAAGCCGAGCGCAAAACCCGGCACCAGCAGGAGGAACTTTTTTGACCGTATCGACAGAGCGCAGGAGAGGAGAGATGTCTAATTCGAGGTAAACTACCGAGGAACCGCCAGCGCAAAATCGAGTCGTCCTTTCCTAGGGCAACCCAGCACTTAAAGGAAGCTTATCCGCCCTGGGCTGCGCCATTTCTCGGGTCGGAGGCGAGAACCGCCTCGGCGCTACGCGAACTTTGGGACGGCTGGCACCTGCTCTGCGAGGCCAATCTCGCTCTAATAGAATCGGAGGCCTGTTGGGCCTGGTATTCTGAGTTTCGAATCCCGTCCAGCGAAACGCTTGCAAAATACTTTTGTCTTTACTTCCTGGAGGACGTGGCCCTTCGGCTGGGGGCCAGCTGTGGGCACATGCTCTTAGCCCTTCGAAAACATATGGGTTTCAGGCTGGCTAAAGGCGGTGAAAGGGGCTCTATGCTGGCCAAGACCATCGCTGCGCTTGAAGCGCAGCCCGACCAGCCGCGTGCGCTCTTATGGCTACGCACTCTAAGCTTAAACAAAGCCTGGCAAGCCTGTTCTGAATACCGGCATCGCTGGACGCACAATTCGCGTCCTGCCGTTGTGGGCCTCGGCTGTATCCTGACTTCGAAGAGGTTGGAGGTGACGGGCGACAGCGTGGGGTTTGGCTTCGGAACCAAGCAGCCCGTGGATTGGACCATCGAGCAGCTTCGACCTACTTTCAGGAAGGGGTACTCCGCTCTCCTTCGGGTTTACCTGGATGTCATGAAACTGATGTCGCCAGACCGTAAGTCGCTAAGGGCAGCGGAGCCTATGCGTAACCCTCGAAGGGCCGCGCCTCACCGCTTTGAAAGATCACACATTTAAGCCCCAATGTGGCCCGCAGTGGTATTGGAGGAAACCTTGAATCCCCACGAACTGTACGACTTCTTAAGGAAAGGTGAATGATTCGACTCTGATGACTTGCAGGCCCTGCGAGTGGGCCTGTCGGATGCAACCGCAGCATTTAGCAACCCGGCGAACGTCACATGGGTTAACAGTCGGCTCGCCATTGAATCCATAAGCGCTATGAGGGACCTCGATGAATCGATTCGGAAGCTGGACGAGAGCAGTACGCGGTTGGCCTCGAAGACAAATTGTTTAACGAGAACTATTCTCTGGGTGACAGTCGCAGCCGTGCTTT of Terriglobia bacterium contains these proteins:
- a CDS encoding restriction endonuclease translates to MNSHIYFGSHKSGRAKQVIVQVKSGYIGVNHVRDLKGVLAREKAAIGALITLREPTKPMRVEAASAGFYETSDPSEKLIKMQPNSGRRSPRLQILTVAELLAGKKIEYPSGPIAREETFAKAERKTRHQQEELF